A genomic window from Leptospiraceae bacterium includes:
- a CDS encoding SpoIIE family protein phosphatase: protein MKIEQILDDIFFNSYEKILIWIPTGKIIYANPGFLSFLNLQNIPSLQSEICSEEAFLEELEYLKDLQKSGEYSKNYRKFFHQEEFLLETEVSTHFIRFKNYTAYLSRVYPYEGDIDKELILRRQNNILLELTRSSVIDSGNLEEAVREITEAATRALDCERSGVWFFTEDNSKIRAMNLYNKLEKSHSSGYELTAKDFPAYFRYLYEERALGANNAYTDPNTYEFSEVYLKPFNIKSMLDAPIRIEGKMIGVICNETVGKYKKWTVEEINFAGSLADFVSRAIEASERRKVEEKIKEINDSLESKVREQTSEIRESLFRITHLKELQDGDYFLTSLILNPMMENNNHSEIIKTDFLIKQFKQFKFRDHHEQIGGDFCYTDTLKFPSKQENYIFFLNADAMGKSMQGASGAIVLGTVILNALWELKTASSTEQIEPKKWLENIILEINNIFLTFGGLMQVSCFIGLIEEAGKKMLYSNCEHPAPILYRDRKVSFFDNRTHYMKLGTLPLEKILVRQSKLLIGDILFIGSDGKDDIELSGRDGSKNINEDETLFWQCIENAEGNLDNIYNNLKTKGRLIDDLSILRIEIF, encoded by the coding sequence ATGAAAATTGAACAAATATTGGATGATATCTTTTTTAATAGCTATGAAAAGATTTTAATCTGGATACCTACAGGGAAAATTATTTATGCAAATCCAGGGTTTCTCTCATTTTTAAACCTGCAAAACATTCCATCTTTACAATCTGAAATATGTTCAGAAGAAGCTTTTCTGGAAGAATTGGAATATCTTAAAGACTTACAGAAATCAGGCGAATATTCCAAAAACTATAGAAAGTTTTTCCACCAGGAAGAATTTCTTTTAGAAACAGAAGTGTCCACCCACTTTATACGATTTAAAAATTATACAGCATATTTATCCAGGGTGTACCCTTATGAAGGAGACATAGATAAAGAACTTATTTTAAGAAGGCAAAACAATATTTTGCTTGAGCTTACCAGGAGTTCTGTGATAGATAGTGGCAATTTGGAGGAAGCTGTTAGAGAAATAACGGAAGCGGCCACAAGAGCCCTGGATTGTGAAAGGTCAGGTGTCTGGTTTTTTACGGAAGATAATAGTAAGATTCGAGCCATGAATCTCTATAATAAATTAGAGAAATCCCATTCTTCCGGCTATGAGTTGACCGCAAAGGATTTTCCGGCTTATTTTCGTTACCTGTATGAAGAGAGGGCCCTGGGGGCGAATAATGCTTATACAGATCCGAATACGTATGAGTTCTCCGAAGTTTATTTAAAACCTTTTAATATTAAATCTATGTTGGATGCACCTATTCGAATTGAAGGAAAAATGATCGGTGTTATCTGTAACGAGACTGTTGGAAAATATAAAAAATGGACAGTAGAAGAAATTAATTTCGCCGGCTCCCTCGCAGATTTCGTTTCAAGAGCGATAGAGGCAAGTGAAAGAAGAAAGGTGGAGGAAAAAATAAAAGAAATCAATGATAGTTTGGAGTCAAAGGTAAGAGAACAAACAAGCGAAATTCGTGAATCTCTTTTTCGAATTACGCATTTAAAAGAGTTACAGGATGGTGATTATTTTCTGACTTCTTTAATCTTGAATCCTATGATGGAAAATAATAACCATTCAGAAATAATTAAAACTGATTTTCTAATCAAGCAATTTAAACAGTTTAAATTTAGAGATCATCATGAACAGATAGGAGGGGATTTTTGCTACACGGATACTCTAAAGTTTCCTTCAAAACAAGAAAACTATATTTTCTTTCTTAATGCAGACGCAATGGGAAAGTCTATGCAGGGTGCAAGCGGAGCCATTGTTTTAGGAACTGTTATCTTAAATGCCTTATGGGAATTAAAGACAGCAAGTTCTACAGAACAAATAGAGCCTAAGAAATGGTTGGAAAATATAATATTAGAAATAAATAATATATTTTTAACATTTGGAGGGCTTATGCAGGTTTCCTGTTTTATAGGCCTTATTGAAGAAGCAGGAAAGAAAATGTTGTATAGCAATTGTGAACATCCGGCACCTATTTTATATAGAGATCGTAAAGTTTCTTTCTTTGATAATAGAACTCACTATATGAAACTGGGAACTTTACCTCTCGAAAAGATTTTGGTTCGTCAATCAAAGCTCTTAATTGGAGATATCCTGTTTATTGGAAGTGATGGAAAGGATGATATTGAATTATCAGGAAGAGATGGCTCGAAGAATATAAATGAAGATGAAACTTTATTCTGGCAATGTATTGAAAATGCTGAAGGAAATTTAGATAATATTTATAACAATTTAAAAACTAAGGGCAGATTGATTGATGATCTGTCTATTCTAAGAATTGAAATATTCTAA
- a CDS encoding TlpA family protein disulfide reductase, with translation MTRISSLFLLFFISCSPPPKKEIPLYLNVELKSLDGKIYKIGDLKRPLVLDFWASWCEPCKDAVPIVNRLYKELDPKKITFYGINTDSPDKARIEKAIQEFGILYPSLLDPELKLVKSLEVIGQPGIIILNKEGEIYFSHYGLKPKDYTLLLGKLRKIME, from the coding sequence ATGACCCGTATAAGCTCACTCTTCTTACTCTTCTTCATTTCCTGCTCCCCTCCTCCCAAAAAAGAAATTCCTTTATATCTAAATGTCGAACTAAAAAGCCTGGATGGAAAAATCTACAAAATAGGAGATTTGAAACGACCTCTTGTTCTGGATTTCTGGGCCAGTTGGTGCGAACCCTGTAAAGATGCTGTTCCAATTGTTAATCGTCTTTATAAAGAACTGGATCCTAAAAAAATTACCTTCTACGGAATAAATACAGATAGTCCTGATAAAGCTCGAATAGAAAAAGCTATACAAGAATTTGGAATTTTATACCCAAGCCTTTTAGACCCGGAACTAAAACTGGTAAAAAGTCTGGAGGTTATAGGACAACCCGGCATTATTATACTAAACAAGGAAGGCGAAATCTACTTCTCTCATTATGGCCTAAAACCTAAAGATTATACCCTGCTTTTAGGTAAGCTGAGAAAAATCATGGAATAG
- a CDS encoding thiolase family protein: MKFTTVDGERIVFASGLRTPVGQAGKSLSNMSSTDLGYLVTEEIFKRSGISKEEVDGVVAGEISQSYRAPNVARVIAVKANLPLKSSAITVANNCVSGTEALLDAARRVMIGEGKLYLALGMETMSQGPFTLENAKNNSKLATVDKIKKSWANVLEMGVEVIDPVDQGLIDPIRNINMAETGEIAAQNYKLTKKDLDTYAYNSYKKAYDAIVAGKYRPYQVAVPLEDGTKLEDDEYIMSKTGMVENPGRFDKAGVLFDNKYISLKQFYENNKNWIRYPYKEGESQAAVTLFNACPRSDGAGAVFVTTESNAKRLGLKIQAVLKGWGMYGVDPAHMGIGMAHAMKAAVDNAGIKFEDVDNFEIHEAFAATAMGSFREVKESYGFDLEAANAAGKVNPHGGTLAMGHPLGATGIRVLLNQIMAFDNFPEVKTSLNAICAGGGVAGSILLERP; the protein is encoded by the coding sequence ATGAAATTTACCACGGTAGACGGCGAAAGAATCGTTTTCGCATCCGGCCTGAGAACTCCGGTAGGACAGGCAGGAAAATCCCTTTCCAACATGTCATCCACTGATTTAGGTTATCTGGTTACTGAAGAAATTTTTAAAAGAAGCGGTATATCCAAGGAAGAAGTGGACGGAGTTGTAGCAGGTGAAATTAGCCAGAGCTATAGAGCTCCTAACGTGGCAAGGGTAATTGCAGTTAAAGCTAATCTTCCTTTGAAATCCAGCGCCATCACCGTTGCAAATAACTGTGTATCCGGAACAGAAGCTTTATTGGATGCTGCCAGAAGAGTGATGATTGGTGAAGGAAAGCTTTATTTAGCACTGGGAATGGAAACCATGTCTCAGGGTCCATTCACTCTGGAAAACGCTAAAAATAATTCAAAACTGGCAACAGTAGATAAAATTAAAAAAAGTTGGGCCAATGTACTGGAAATGGGTGTAGAGGTAATCGATCCGGTTGACCAGGGACTCATTGACCCTATTCGCAATATCAACATGGCTGAGACCGGTGAAATTGCTGCCCAAAATTACAAACTTACTAAAAAAGATCTGGATACTTACGCTTATAACTCCTATAAAAAAGCTTACGATGCTATCGTTGCCGGGAAATATAGACCTTACCAGGTAGCAGTTCCTTTAGAAGATGGAACCAAACTGGAAGATGATGAGTATATCATGTCTAAAACCGGAATGGTAGAAAACCCGGGTCGTTTCGATAAAGCCGGAGTACTTTTCGATAACAAATATATCAGTCTCAAGCAATTCTATGAAAACAATAAAAACTGGATTCGCTACCCTTACAAAGAAGGTGAATCTCAGGCAGCTGTTACCCTCTTCAACGCCTGCCCACGTTCCGACGGAGCCGGTGCTGTATTTGTAACTACAGAAAGTAATGCAAAACGTCTCGGTCTGAAAATCCAGGCTGTCCTGAAAGGCTGGGGAATGTATGGAGTAGACCCGGCTCACATGGGAATCGGTATGGCTCATGCTATGAAAGCTGCTGTAGATAATGCCGGAATCAAGTTTGAAGATGTAGACAACTTTGAAATTCATGAAGCCTTTGCTGCTACTGCTATGGGCTCTTTCCGTGAAGTAAAAGAATCTTATGGTTTCGACTTAGAAGCTGCCAATGCTGCCGGAAAAGTAAACCCACACGGCGGAACCCTGGCAATGGGTCACCCACTCGGAGCTACCGGAATTCGTGTTCTTCTAAACCAGATAATGGCTTTTGATAACTTCCCTGAAGTCAAAACCTCTCTGAATGCTATTTGTGCAGGTGGTGGAGTTGCTGGTTCTATTCTTTTAGAAAGACCGTAA
- a CDS encoding PA0069 family radical SAM protein, with protein sequence MQADRFHTPNRGATINPEGRFESQSYQDFQDGWEIPEEKQKLETIVYTEYAKSIITRNDSPDVPTEKTLNPYRGCEHGCIYCYARPSHSFLNLSPGLDFETKLFAKKNAAELLDRAFQRKNYICRPISIGSNTDPYQPIERKWKLTRQLLEVFLKWQHPVAIITKSSLISRDLDILSALAKKNLLRVSITLSSANPDLLRIMEPRAASFTRRISTLKALTEAGIPTGVMTAPIIPNINDSEMEYILNIASRAGAVSCGYVLIRLPYELKDIFKDWLQQHFPEKYKKVMSLIKQTRGGKEYDSDFSQRMTGTGAYAELLLNRFRLARKKYGFEKELKPMSTELFQNDRQPCLFP encoded by the coding sequence ATGCAAGCAGATCGTTTTCATACACCCAATCGCGGAGCTACAATAAACCCGGAAGGTCGCTTTGAATCCCAATCCTATCAGGATTTTCAGGACGGTTGGGAAATTCCGGAAGAAAAGCAAAAACTGGAAACCATCGTCTATACAGAATATGCTAAGTCTATCATAACACGAAACGATTCCCCGGATGTTCCGACCGAAAAAACTTTAAACCCCTACCGGGGCTGTGAGCACGGTTGTATTTACTGCTATGCAAGGCCGAGTCATTCTTTTTTAAATCTCTCTCCCGGTCTGGACTTTGAGACCAAACTTTTTGCAAAGAAGAATGCAGCCGAACTCTTAGACAGGGCTTTTCAGAGAAAGAACTATATTTGTCGGCCCATCAGCATTGGTTCCAATACCGACCCCTACCAGCCTATAGAAAGGAAATGGAAATTAACCCGACAACTTTTAGAAGTGTTCTTAAAATGGCAGCACCCGGTAGCTATCATTACCAAATCCTCCCTTATTAGCAGGGATCTGGATATCCTATCTGCACTGGCCAAAAAGAACCTGCTTCGTGTTTCCATCACTCTTAGCTCAGCCAATCCTGACTTATTACGTATAATGGAGCCCAGGGCAGCCTCTTTCACCAGACGCATTTCTACCCTGAAAGCTTTGACTGAAGCCGGAATTCCCACAGGAGTTATGACAGCTCCAATTATACCCAATATCAATGATTCCGAAATGGAATATATCCTGAATATTGCTTCAAGAGCCGGTGCTGTTTCCTGCGGATATGTCCTGATTCGTTTACCTTATGAGTTAAAAGATATCTTTAAAGATTGGCTTCAACAGCATTTTCCGGAAAAGTATAAAAAAGTCATGTCTCTAATTAAGCAAACAAGGGGAGGAAAGGAATACGATTCTGATTTTTCCCAGAGAATGACCGGTACAGGAGCCTATGCAGAACTATTACTAAACCGCTTCCGCCTGGCCAGGAAGAAATACGGTTTTGAAAAAGAACTAAAGCCCATGAGTACGGAGCTTTTCCAGAACGACAGACAACCCTGTCTATTCCCTTGA
- a CDS encoding response regulator — protein MNFRIPILLQIYLLGGFILLGLGIFIVISFNELSTKENLKKYNHISNLIEKKFEVELSQCNKTDCNLNSSLDGVILPEDEFIIICNNQGKVLSSFQSNHKIGDVLQLKKLKERAYINNIYYAPVKGTKLLIVLGHNKIFSSYLNIEYVTGRIFIVMAILFVFSTYFYGNWLTKRLRRIHFSMKTLIESSNNDPLFSDSIDEVSEIENLLFRLSQKLEQINEETKGKLRDLSEELFICKEELEVSLSNNKDATESRTIFLSHLSHEIRTHINAIMGYLQLLKKEKVFDNFTYKTRDYLQGISISSDNLVELITNVLNLSRIESGKLEIKEENVNIKLLLQGIYHLNKSKAIKKSINFNYSFDPDVPEYIYADRGKLNRILTNLSNNAIKLSSHGRKINLKISHLEDKLIFSIHCEGVNLAAEIKQSLFDYNIKDYEFREFDYIKTSLGFYTAKQMAKLMGGVFEIQTESGDGCKLLLSIHYIASEPKLETVSTEISYKSELIYNILIIDDDLFNLEILESLFSNLGMNVEKSDNPHNIFKKLSNFKADLILVDMNMPLMNGVDLAKQIKESDDFKSIPIIGMSADIYLYQDKNIEEQFVDFIYKPVDFSQLQDKVNQILGNKKTENASDSQIMYPPDLQMKIKAHLTKIKAIPLFFPEKIFSEMKLIEELCETNKLAPPKLLSQIKEAIYNRRSSDIPSLLETEGHV, from the coding sequence TTGAATTTCCGTATCCCAATACTACTACAAATCTACTTACTGGGCGGATTTATTCTCTTAGGACTTGGAATCTTTATTGTAATTTCCTTTAATGAACTATCTACCAAAGAGAATCTAAAAAAGTACAACCATATTTCTAATTTAATTGAAAAAAAATTCGAGGTAGAACTATCACAATGTAATAAAACCGACTGCAACTTAAATTCCTCTCTGGATGGAGTTATTTTACCCGAGGATGAATTCATTATTATCTGTAATAATCAGGGAAAAGTCTTATCCTCATTTCAATCCAATCATAAAATAGGGGATGTATTACAACTTAAAAAGTTAAAAGAAAGAGCTTATATAAATAATATCTATTACGCTCCTGTAAAAGGAACCAAGCTTTTAATAGTCTTAGGTCATAATAAAATTTTTAGTTCTTATTTAAATATTGAATATGTTACTGGTAGAATATTCATTGTTATGGCTATTTTATTTGTATTCTCAACTTATTTCTATGGAAATTGGCTTACTAAAAGATTAAGAAGAATACATTTCTCGATGAAAACTTTAATCGAAAGTTCAAACAATGATCCTTTGTTTTCAGATTCAATAGATGAAGTTTCTGAAATCGAAAATCTATTATTCCGACTATCTCAAAAATTAGAACAAATAAACGAAGAGACAAAAGGTAAATTACGAGATTTAAGTGAAGAGTTATTTATCTGCAAAGAAGAATTAGAAGTTTCCCTTTCCAATAATAAAGATGCTACAGAATCCAGAACGATTTTCTTGTCCCACCTAAGCCACGAAATAAGAACTCATATTAATGCCATCATGGGTTATTTGCAATTATTAAAAAAAGAAAAAGTTTTTGATAACTTTACTTATAAAACAAGAGACTATCTGCAAGGAATATCCATAAGCAGTGATAATTTAGTAGAACTTATTACGAATGTATTAAATCTTTCCAGGATAGAATCAGGTAAACTTGAAATAAAAGAAGAAAATGTGAATATAAAACTCTTACTTCAGGGAATTTACCACCTGAATAAATCAAAGGCAATAAAGAAAAGTATTAATTTCAATTATTCTTTTGATCCGGATGTTCCGGAATATATCTATGCAGATAGAGGAAAACTTAATCGTATCCTAACGAATCTTTCTAATAATGCTATCAAATTAAGCTCTCATGGTAGAAAAATAAATTTAAAAATAAGCCATCTGGAAGATAAACTAATATTTTCAATTCATTGCGAAGGTGTTAATCTGGCAGCAGAAATTAAGCAGTCTCTATTTGATTATAATATAAAAGACTATGAATTCAGGGAATTTGATTATATAAAAACGAGTCTCGGCTTTTACACAGCCAAACAAATGGCTAAGCTGATGGGAGGAGTTTTTGAAATTCAAACGGAATCCGGTGATGGTTGCAAACTTTTACTATCGATTCATTACATCGCATCCGAACCAAAGCTTGAAACAGTAAGTACTGAAATAAGCTATAAATCTGAACTCATATATAATATATTAATAATAGATGATGACCTCTTTAATCTGGAAATTTTAGAAAGTCTTTTTTCTAACCTTGGCATGAATGTTGAGAAGTCAGATAATCCTCATAATATATTCAAAAAACTTTCAAATTTTAAAGCTGATCTTATATTAGTAGATATGAATATGCCATTGATGAATGGTGTTGATCTGGCAAAACAAATAAAAGAGAGTGATGACTTCAAAAGTATTCCTATCATCGGAATGTCAGCCGATATTTATCTTTACCAGGACAAAAATATAGAAGAGCAATTTGTTGATTTCATTTATAAACCCGTCGATTTCTCTCAATTACAGGATAAGGTTAATCAAATCCTCGGAAATAAGAAAACAGAAAATGCTTCAGATAGTCAAATAATGTATCCCCCCGATCTACAAATGAAAATAAAAGCTCATCTTACAAAAATAAAGGCGATTCCCCTATTCTTTCCTGAAAAAATATTCTCTGAAATGAAATTAATTGAAGAACTATGTGAAACAAATAAATTAGCACCACCAAAACTTCTCTCTCAAATAAAAGAAGCTATTTACAACCGAAGGTCATCTGACATTCCCTCATTACTGGAGACAGAAGGCCATGTATAA
- a CDS encoding fused response regulator/phosphatase: MYNILIVDDDIQNIKICESILLKNDYSVGFLLESQLLIDRLNVKKPDLILLDVYMPEIDGITLLQEIKKHKYLSNIPIIMLTSDDDPDLLSRCFDGGAFDFIHKPVNDKMLLARIKNIIDRNWIIKQVEFQKESLEISEKVISQLYDQILRDLNRARKIQTTLVSQNFPKSSHFSFHSLYSPVDMVGGDFIIFDRTQEDLIEIFFGDVSGHGVSSAMIACMAILAFKVAVQTPKSPSQNLIQMHELLFPVINGIHFISAVYLQYKPFSKVLHYSYAGHHPIILERSNEIQELEGMGTAMVLFSEIHVEDYQISLQNDDKILLYSDGLIENFNQENEMYGLNGLTESYKRRKEEKDFELFLQGLAEDARNYCLGNLRDDITLLLLKQKS, translated from the coding sequence ATGTATAATATTCTTATTGTAGATGATGACATTCAAAACATTAAAATTTGTGAAAGCATCCTGCTTAAAAATGATTATTCTGTAGGTTTTTTGCTCGAATCCCAATTATTAATCGATCGCTTAAATGTAAAAAAACCGGATCTTATTTTATTAGATGTTTATATGCCGGAGATTGATGGAATCACTCTTTTACAGGAAATTAAAAAACATAAGTATCTATCTAATATTCCAATCATTATGTTAACCTCAGATGATGATCCGGATTTACTCTCCCGTTGTTTTGATGGAGGAGCATTTGATTTCATTCATAAACCTGTTAATGATAAAATGCTTCTTGCACGTATTAAAAATATTATTGATCGTAACTGGATAATAAAACAGGTAGAATTCCAGAAAGAAAGTCTTGAAATCTCAGAGAAAGTAATCAGTCAGTTATATGATCAAATATTAAGAGATTTGAATAGAGCCAGAAAGATCCAAACAACTCTTGTAAGTCAAAACTTCCCCAAGAGTTCACATTTTTCCTTTCATTCCCTTTATTCTCCGGTAGATATGGTGGGTGGGGATTTTATAATTTTTGATAGAACTCAGGAGGATTTAATAGAAATTTTCTTTGGAGATGTATCCGGTCATGGTGTCTCTTCTGCCATGATAGCCTGTATGGCAATCCTTGCCTTTAAAGTAGCCGTTCAAACCCCCAAATCTCCATCACAGAACCTTATACAAATGCATGAGCTCTTATTTCCCGTAATCAATGGAATTCATTTCATATCGGCTGTTTATTTGCAGTACAAACCTTTTTCAAAAGTCCTGCATTATTCTTATGCCGGCCATCATCCCATTATTTTAGAAAGATCCAACGAAATTCAAGAACTCGAAGGTATGGGAACTGCTATGGTTTTATTCTCCGAAATTCATGTAGAAGATTACCAAATTTCTTTACAGAATGATGATAAAATCCTTCTTTATTCAGATGGTCTCATTGAAAATTTTAACCAGGAAAACGAAATGTATGGCTTAAATGGCCTCACCGAATCCTATAAAAGAAGAAAGGAAGAAAAAGACTTCGAGTTATTTTTACAGGGTCTCGCCGAAGATGCCAGAAACTATTGCCTCGGTAATCTTAGAGATGATATTACCCTGCTTCTCCTAAAACAGAAATCTTAG
- a CDS encoding HAD-IA family hydrolase — protein MSTRAPSDHKDRYIHHKNGHDGYWIELINTFLNYIGSKRYPMAELYHSIFIRFEDENLWEVEGTFFELYEFIKSKGIGFGLISNWDLRLRGLLSRMRLLPYFDPVLISAEFGYEKPSLKIFQKAMELSGESPENHIYVGDKPELDYYPPRKLGWNSFIIKTKRLPEDNSIQMISTLSELIHRIDW, from the coding sequence ATGTCCACCCGGGCTCCCTCAGATCATAAAGACAGATATATTCATCATAAAAATGGGCACGATGGATATTGGATAGAATTGATAAATACATTTCTTAATTATATCGGATCCAAACGTTATCCTATGGCAGAGCTATATCACAGTATTTTTATTCGTTTTGAAGATGAAAATCTCTGGGAAGTCGAAGGTACTTTTTTTGAACTCTATGAGTTTATAAAATCAAAAGGAATAGGCTTTGGTTTAATTTCCAACTGGGATCTACGACTCAGAGGTTTACTTTCAAGAATGAGACTCCTGCCCTATTTTGATCCGGTTTTAATTTCAGCAGAATTTGGTTATGAAAAGCCTTCCTTAAAAATATTTCAAAAAGCAATGGAATTAAGTGGGGAATCTCCTGAGAACCATATTTACGTAGGAGACAAGCCTGAGCTTGATTACTATCCACCCAGGAAATTGGGTTGGAATTCTTTTATCATAAAGACAAAAAGACTTCCGGAAGATAATTCAATCCAGATGATTAGTACATTGTCTGAGCTTATTCATCGGATAGATTGGTAG
- a CDS encoding HD-GYP domain-containing protein, protein MKIALEKLRIGTILDGTLINEKGEIVLNERVVFTREIQKFFLKEKLTYLEYFPRAKEEYEKSDWEKREEDRLESLLTGYHRGIFSKESIRSCLSGLRNLTFSFLNNHEAIDFQSCSESILQIYDEIKQDSSTIINLLDLRNHDDYTFCHSVNVAIISLSLAQKMGYSDEEIKLIGLGGLLHDIGKIAVPSSLINKTSVLSEEEKRIMKSHPTHSYRIMKSDTHLNSRVINMAYEHHERYDGKGYPRGIMGDKLDDYSVIVALADVYDALTAVRSYKPAFSPEESIQVIETYTGTHFAPRIAEKFIHDIQTSLAKRAEYKKGSLVLLNTHEVAQVLYHKHHPDGAEIIVQILTDSKHERLQKPRKINLKIDRALKIKRALSRDEIDGETLRIRKVSSTNLSDE, encoded by the coding sequence TTGAAGATTGCTCTTGAAAAACTCAGGATAGGAACCATACTGGATGGCACTCTGATTAATGAAAAAGGTGAAATTGTACTGAATGAACGTGTTGTTTTCACCAGGGAAATACAGAAATTTTTTTTAAAAGAGAAACTTACCTATCTTGAATATTTTCCGAGGGCAAAAGAGGAATATGAGAAATCTGATTGGGAAAAACGTGAAGAAGATAGACTTGAGTCTTTACTCACAGGTTATCACAGGGGGATTTTTTCCAAAGAATCTATTCGATCCTGTTTGAGTGGTTTAAGGAACTTAACCTTTAGTTTTTTAAATAATCATGAAGCTATAGATTTTCAATCCTGCTCGGAATCTATACTCCAAATTTATGATGAAATCAAACAGGATTCATCGACTATTATTAATCTTCTGGATTTACGAAATCATGATGATTATACATTCTGTCACTCGGTTAATGTTGCGATTATTTCTTTAAGCCTGGCTCAGAAGATGGGCTATTCTGATGAAGAAATCAAGCTAATTGGCCTTGGCGGTCTTCTGCACGATATAGGAAAGATTGCGGTACCTTCCAGCCTAATCAATAAAACAAGTGTGCTTTCAGAAGAAGAAAAACGAATCATGAAATCTCATCCAACCCACTCCTATAGAATTATGAAGTCAGATACTCATTTAAATTCACGGGTGATAAATATGGCTTATGAGCATCATGAAAGATATGATGGAAAAGGTTATCCCAGAGGAATTATGGGAGATAAATTAGATGACTATTCTGTGATCGTAGCTCTTGCGGATGTATATGACGCTTTGACGGCAGTCCGGTCTTATAAACCTGCCTTTTCTCCTGAAGAGTCAATTCAAGTGATTGAAACCTATACCGGAACACATTTTGCTCCAAGAATAGCTGAGAAATTTATACATGATATCCAGACCTCTCTGGCGAAGCGAGCCGAATATAAAAAAGGTTCTCTTGTTTTGTTAAATACACATGAGGTCGCTCAGGTACTATACCATAAACATCATCCGGATGGAGCCGAAATTATTGTTCAAATATTAACAGATTCCAAACATGAAAGATTACAGAAACCCAGAAAAATTAATTTGAAAATAGATAGAGCTTTAAAAATAAAAAGAGCTTTAAGCCGGGATGAAATAGATGGAGAAACTCTCAGGATTCGAAAAGTGAGTTCTACCAATCTATCCGATGAATAA
- a CDS encoding SET domain-containing protein-lysine N-methyltransferase, which produces MKQQKVLYKSKDFIVKPSLIPNAGYGLFAARDFEKGEILGDYEGKLITEEEGERLEEKGVDCSHMLDITGLEVKGYAYIHPDKKMLLGYINHSPATVDRKRVSGKKAFNVEFLEKKTSPYIQIQAVKRIEAGDEIYLNYGSYFTRLYVSTEKAKNFYRN; this is translated from the coding sequence ATGAAACAACAAAAAGTTCTGTATAAATCAAAAGATTTTATTGTAAAGCCAAGTCTTATACCGAATGCGGGGTATGGACTTTTTGCTGCCAGGGATTTTGAAAAAGGAGAAATCCTGGGTGATTACGAAGGTAAACTTATAACAGAGGAAGAGGGGGAGAGGCTCGAAGAAAAAGGAGTAGATTGTTCCCACATGCTGGATATTACCGGTCTCGAAGTAAAAGGATATGCTTATATTCACCCTGATAAGAAAATGCTACTGGGTTATATAAATCATTCTCCGGCAACTGTAGATAGAAAAAGAGTAAGCGGAAAGAAGGCGTTTAACGTAGAGTTTTTAGAAAAGAAAACTTCTCCCTATATTCAAATACAGGCTGTAAAAAGAATTGAAGCAGGAGATGAGATCTATTTGAATTATGGTTCTTACTTCACTCGCTTATATGTCAGTACGGAAAAAGCAAAAAACTTTTACAGAAACTAG